The Corallococcus exiguus genome has a window encoding:
- a CDS encoding DUF2239 family protein, with amino-acid sequence MIPPSATWTAFTGQRLLASGSPAEVVTAAKAALDAGEHEALLLFDDATGRTVDFHLRGTLEEVLARLQPAPDPAAESSEPRGPGRPKLGVVAREVTLLPRHWEWLSEQPGGASVALRKLVEAARANSGDADRVRRAQAAADRFMTTMAGNAPGYEEAARALYAGDRTRFNKWTRSWPDDIRDCARKLAAPAFSKETP; translated from the coding sequence ATGATTCCTCCTTCCGCCACCTGGACCGCCTTCACCGGCCAACGCCTGCTTGCCTCCGGCTCACCGGCCGAGGTCGTCACCGCCGCCAAGGCCGCGCTCGATGCGGGCGAGCATGAAGCCCTGCTCCTGTTCGATGACGCCACGGGCCGGACCGTGGACTTCCACCTGCGCGGCACGCTGGAAGAGGTGCTCGCCCGCCTCCAGCCGGCACCCGACCCGGCCGCCGAGTCTTCGGAACCCCGAGGCCCCGGCCGCCCGAAGCTGGGCGTGGTGGCCCGCGAGGTGACGCTGCTCCCCCGTCACTGGGAATGGCTGTCCGAGCAACCCGGCGGCGCGTCCGTGGCCCTGCGCAAGTTGGTGGAGGCCGCTCGCGCGAACAGCGGCGACGCCGACCGTGTCCGCCGCGCCCAGGCCGCCGCGGACCGCTTCATGACCACGATGGCCGGCAACGCGCCGGGCTACGAGGAGGCCGCCCGCGCGCTCTACGCGGGCGACCGCACCCGCTTCAACAAGTGGACCCGGAGCTGGCCGGACGACATCCGCGACTGCGCCCGAAAGCTCGCGGCCCCCGCGTTCTCCAAGGAGACACCATGA
- a CDS encoding NADP-dependent oxidoreductase translates to MNHQWVLKSRPHDEVSDSCFEWRQTPVPSPGPGEALVRVIWLAIDPTQRTWLNPHATYIRPVELGEVMRGAGVGQVIASRSERLAVGDWVTGMTGWQEYALAGDAGLFGFNKVPDGIDPKAMLNLYGASGLTAWIGMTDVARAAPGETVLVSGAAGSVGAIAGQVARLRGCRVIGIAGGQHKVDWVTRVARFDACIDYKSEDVRTRLQALAPKGIDVFFDNVGGPVLEAALDHLALRARVVLCGAVSSGYKDRDYGTTPRNYMQLAFQRARMEGFIFLDHVPRFPEAFRELSTWAARGELALTETVAEGLEQAPSALRGLFEGRNLGKQLVRVAAPV, encoded by the coding sequence ATGAACCACCAGTGGGTGCTGAAGTCGCGTCCCCACGATGAAGTCTCCGATTCCTGCTTCGAATGGCGTCAGACGCCGGTGCCGTCCCCGGGTCCCGGCGAAGCACTGGTGCGCGTCATCTGGCTCGCCATCGACCCCACCCAACGCACGTGGCTCAATCCCCACGCGACCTACATCCGGCCCGTCGAGCTCGGCGAGGTCATGCGCGGGGCAGGTGTCGGACAGGTCATCGCGTCCCGCTCTGAACGGCTGGCCGTGGGCGACTGGGTGACGGGCATGACGGGCTGGCAGGAGTACGCGCTGGCCGGTGACGCGGGCCTCTTCGGTTTCAACAAGGTGCCGGACGGCATCGACCCCAAGGCCATGCTGAACCTCTACGGCGCCAGCGGGCTGACCGCGTGGATTGGCATGACGGACGTGGCCCGCGCGGCTCCAGGTGAGACCGTCCTGGTCTCCGGTGCCGCGGGAAGCGTGGGCGCCATCGCCGGACAGGTCGCAAGGCTCCGAGGCTGCCGCGTCATCGGCATCGCGGGCGGCCAGCACAAGGTCGATTGGGTCACCCGCGTTGCCCGGTTCGACGCCTGCATCGACTACAAGTCCGAGGACGTCCGGACGCGCCTCCAGGCACTGGCGCCCAAGGGCATCGACGTCTTCTTCGACAACGTGGGAGGGCCCGTGCTGGAGGCGGCTCTGGACCACCTGGCACTTCGCGCCCGCGTGGTGCTCTGCGGCGCGGTCTCCTCCGGCTACAAGGACCGTGACTACGGCACCACGCCGCGCAACTACATGCAGCTGGCCTTCCAGCGGGCACGCATGGAGGGCTTCATCTTCCTGGACCACGTCCCGCGCTTCCCCGAGGCCTTCCGCGAGCTGTCCACCTGGGCGGCCCGGGGGGAGCTCGCCCTGACGGAGACCGTCGCCGAAGGGCTGGAGCAGGCGCCGTCCGCCCTGCGTGGCTTGTTCGAGGGTCGGAACCTGGGCAAGCAGCTGGTCCGCGTCGCGGCCCCTGTCTGA
- a CDS encoding nuclear transport factor 2 family protein, with translation MKLQTTLTTVLALATGAAEARDPAQDERELLKVEAALCRAFETADVATLRKSLDARFTLTDSKGTVTDLEQNLAEVAKKDPVYEVFRNHHQKIRLYGDAAVVTGITTLKGHSGKTQFEGDFQFTDTWVYREGQWKLAASHATRLVK, from the coding sequence ATGAAACTCCAGACCACGCTGACCACCGTACTCGCCCTCGCCACGGGCGCCGCGGAAGCCCGGGACCCCGCGCAGGACGAGCGCGAGCTGCTCAAGGTCGAGGCCGCGCTCTGCCGCGCCTTCGAGACCGCCGACGTCGCCACGCTGCGAAAGAGCCTGGACGCGCGCTTCACGCTCACCGACTCCAAGGGCACGGTGACCGACCTGGAGCAGAACCTGGCGGAGGTGGCGAAGAAGGACCCCGTCTATGAGGTCTTCCGCAACCACCACCAGAAGATCCGCCTGTATGGCGACGCCGCCGTCGTCACCGGCATCACCACCCTCAAGGGCCACTCCGGCAAGACGCAGTTCGAAGGCGACTTCCAGTTCACCGACACCTGGGTCTATCGCGAGGGCCAGTGGAAGCTCGCCGCGAGCCACGCGACCCGGCTGGTGAAGTAA
- a CDS encoding DUF4328 domain-containing protein produces MRLSALEVPDSRGRARRAVTALQFSAATDLLSLGLHVILSLGVFTEEVQGVPAAGVVFLNVGGGLLAQVFLLMWFHRVVRQLKALGRDIGDSPAMAVWWWLIPLANWVKPYHLMKEVATRLGGAHFASVLPLSVWWGANVLSRIMNQVDQRIIGKLETADGGMSTAGAMVGLIAAGSALVMALFSIQIIRALQEKLDQRRDGLEFGDGPVPEAGAEAA; encoded by the coding sequence ATGCGGCTCTCCGCCCTGGAGGTGCCCGACTCCCGTGGCCGAGCTCGGCGAGCGGTGACCGCGCTCCAGTTCTCCGCGGCGACGGACCTCTTGAGCCTGGGCCTCCACGTCATCCTGTCCCTGGGGGTGTTCACCGAAGAGGTGCAGGGCGTGCCCGCCGCGGGCGTGGTCTTCCTGAACGTGGGGGGAGGCCTCCTGGCCCAGGTCTTCCTCCTGATGTGGTTCCACCGGGTCGTCCGTCAGCTCAAGGCCCTGGGGCGTGACATCGGGGATTCCCCTGCGATGGCGGTCTGGTGGTGGCTGATTCCCCTGGCCAACTGGGTGAAGCCCTACCACCTCATGAAGGAGGTCGCGACGCGGCTGGGTGGGGCGCACTTCGCCTCGGTGCTTCCCCTCTCCGTGTGGTGGGGGGCCAACGTCCTGTCGCGGATCATGAATCAGGTGGACCAGCGGATCATCGGGAAGCTGGAGACGGCGGATGGGGGCATGTCGACCGCCGGCGCCATGGTGGGCCTGATCGCCGCTGGCTCCGCCCTGGTCATGGCCCTCTTCAGCATCCAGATCATCCGGGCGCTCCAGGAGAAGCTCGACCAGCGGCGCGACGGGCTGGAGTTCGGGGACGGCCCTGTGCCGGAGGCCGGGGCCGAAGCGGCGTGA
- the pdxR gene encoding MocR-like pyridoxine biosynthesis transcription factor PdxR — protein sequence MDFHVELRGRRDLAGQIYRGLRAAILDGRLRRGERLPPTRELALRLDVARNTVGVAYEWLTAEGLIAGRTRAGSFVQGEAPRPRGRAGREALVPLRARAFWRSLPDLPAPLAPAAYDFGVGSPDVSGFPFESWRRLVARQLRAATMSGGYVDAAGHRGLREAVARHVGVSRGVRAEVDDVFITNGAQQALDLVGRVLIEPGDCVAMEEPGYPPARQVFQSLGARVVPVPVDAEGLDVAALPDAARLVYVTPSHQFPLGMPMSPARRVALLEWAKRRDAVVIEDDYDSEFRFGGRPLETLHGMDRSGRVLYVGSFSKVMVPMLRMGFLVAPPSLQRELRWARRVMDWHSPVPEQAALARFIDSGLLARHIRKMRRDYEARHARVAEGLSRHCGDWLQVVPSVAGLHLCATFRRGGVALERDTVARARAAGVGLISLSRYFAGARARPGLVLGYGGIPATRIPEGLKRLGASLSHVGLTKG from the coding sequence ATGGACTTCCATGTGGAGCTCCGGGGACGCCGGGACCTGGCCGGGCAGATCTACCGGGGGCTGCGCGCGGCCATCCTCGACGGGCGCCTGCGCCGTGGGGAGCGGTTGCCGCCCACCCGCGAGCTGGCGCTGCGCCTGGACGTGGCCCGGAACACCGTGGGCGTGGCGTATGAATGGCTCACCGCCGAGGGCCTCATCGCGGGGCGCACGCGGGCGGGGAGCTTCGTCCAGGGAGAGGCGCCCCGGCCGCGTGGCAGGGCAGGGCGGGAGGCACTGGTGCCGCTGCGCGCCCGGGCCTTCTGGCGCTCACTGCCGGACCTGCCAGCACCGCTGGCTCCCGCCGCGTATGACTTTGGCGTGGGCAGCCCGGACGTCTCGGGCTTCCCATTCGAGTCCTGGCGCCGGCTGGTGGCGCGCCAGCTGCGGGCCGCCACGATGTCCGGGGGCTACGTGGACGCTGCCGGGCACCGGGGGCTGCGGGAGGCGGTGGCGCGGCACGTGGGCGTCTCGCGGGGCGTGCGCGCGGAGGTGGACGACGTGTTCATCACCAATGGCGCGCAGCAGGCGCTGGACCTCGTGGGCCGGGTGCTCATCGAGCCGGGGGACTGCGTCGCCATGGAGGAGCCGGGCTATCCGCCCGCGCGGCAGGTGTTCCAGTCGCTGGGCGCTCGTGTCGTGCCCGTGCCGGTGGACGCGGAGGGGCTGGACGTGGCGGCGCTGCCGGACGCCGCGCGGCTCGTCTACGTCACGCCGTCGCACCAGTTCCCGCTGGGCATGCCCATGTCGCCCGCGCGCAGGGTGGCGCTGCTGGAGTGGGCGAAGCGGCGGGACGCGGTGGTGATTGAAGACGACTACGACAGCGAGTTCCGCTTTGGCGGCCGGCCCCTGGAGACGTTGCATGGGATGGACCGCTCCGGGCGGGTGCTCTACGTGGGCTCGTTCTCGAAGGTGATGGTCCCCATGCTGCGGATGGGGTTCCTCGTCGCGCCGCCGTCGCTCCAGCGGGAGCTGCGGTGGGCACGGCGCGTGATGGATTGGCACAGTCCGGTGCCGGAGCAGGCCGCGCTCGCGCGGTTCATCGACAGTGGGCTCTTGGCGCGGCACATCCGCAAGATGCGGCGGGATTACGAGGCGAGGCACGCGCGCGTGGCGGAGGGGCTTTCGCGCCACTGCGGAGACTGGCTCCAGGTGGTGCCCTCCGTGGCGGGCCTTCATCTGTGCGCGACGTTCCGGCGAGGGGGCGTGGCGTTGGAGCGGGACACGGTGGCTCGGGCCCGGGCCGCGGGCGTCGGGCTTATCAGCTTATCGCGTTACTTCGCGGGGGCGCGCGCCCGGCCGGGACTGGTGTTGGGGTATGGCGGCATTCCCGCGACACGCATTCCAGAAGGCTTGAAGCGGCTGGGAGCCAGCCTTTCCCATGTGGGATTGACGAAGGGTTGA
- a CDS encoding cupin domain-containing protein, protein MTDSTYASHPVDSERMPWIPMGRPGLAFKPLRFFRDGSGWMYLFRLEPGTLIPRHRHVGESHAFNISGRRQLLDTGEVIGPGTYVYEPSGNVDSWKVVGDEPLVLHITVKGGIEYLGDDGQVLKSVSPAERLETYRRWCQENGVEALATIE, encoded by the coding sequence ATGACCGATTCCACCTACGCCTCCCACCCCGTCGACTCCGAACGCATGCCGTGGATCCCCATGGGCCGGCCCGGGCTCGCGTTCAAGCCGCTGCGCTTCTTCCGCGATGGCAGCGGCTGGATGTACCTCTTCCGCCTGGAGCCCGGCACCCTCATCCCCCGCCACCGCCACGTCGGCGAGTCGCACGCCTTCAACATCTCCGGCCGCCGCCAGTTGCTCGACACCGGCGAGGTGATTGGCCCGGGCACGTATGTCTATGAGCCGTCCGGCAACGTCGACAGCTGGAAGGTCGTGGGCGATGAGCCCCTCGTCCTGCACATCACCGTGAAGGGCGGCATCGAATACCTGGGCGACGACGGTCAGGTCCTCAAGAGCGTGAGCCCCGCGGAGCGGCTGGAGACGTACCGCCGCTGGTGCCAGGAGAACGGCGTGGAGGCCCTCGCCACGATCGAGTGA
- a CDS encoding PPC domain-containing protein, with protein MKHIGLKSLAAVWLTCALTGCGAEMEQGAETELENPTEAAEQAPVLEKGPPPEERVQALAGCTSSIALTPNVTVTGISANAGEYSCTYTLYVASANSNLTFSTSGGSGDVDLYVKYGSEPTTGSSTCSSAGSSSTESCSITGAQVGTYYVKLYGYSAFSGATLKATSTPSGQTGCTSSTTLTKDVTLTGIGANTGDWSCIYKLYVPTGATKVTFNTSGGSGNADLFVRRDASPTESVYDCKSGSLYSNSETCSVNVTSPGTYWARLYGTGSFSNVSITGTYTLSEGQPGCTSTSPLNNNTTTYGLSAPPGGFSCDYTLTIPSGASSVTFSTTSGSGGTAFLYAKLGSAPTLSSYDCVANTSSSNNQTCTVSNPAAGIWHVRVYNASSSGTLTNASLRGAYVTGGTGNPGTGTLSNNVPVTGLSGAKDSYRYWTLTVPAGKSSLLVQTMFGTGDADLYVRQGSKPEDYVYDCRPLTGGNTESCLISNPVAGVYHVMIKGYTDYAGLTLQASY; from the coding sequence TTGAAACATATTGGATTGAAGTCCCTGGCCGCCGTGTGGCTGACGTGTGCCCTGACGGGCTGTGGCGCGGAGATGGAGCAGGGCGCTGAGACGGAGCTGGAGAACCCCACCGAGGCCGCTGAACAGGCCCCGGTGCTGGAGAAGGGGCCCCCGCCGGAAGAACGGGTGCAGGCCCTGGCCGGATGCACCAGCAGCATTGCCCTCACCCCCAACGTGACTGTCACCGGCATCAGCGCGAACGCGGGGGAGTACTCCTGCACGTACACGCTGTACGTCGCGTCCGCGAACAGCAACCTCACCTTCAGCACCTCCGGCGGTTCGGGCGACGTGGACCTGTATGTGAAGTACGGCTCGGAGCCGACCACGGGGAGCAGTACCTGTAGCTCCGCTGGCTCCAGCAGCACGGAGTCCTGCTCCATCACCGGCGCGCAGGTGGGCACGTACTACGTGAAGTTGTACGGCTACTCGGCGTTCAGCGGCGCGACCCTGAAGGCGACGTCCACGCCTTCCGGACAGACGGGCTGCACCAGCAGTACCACGCTGACCAAGGACGTGACCCTGACCGGCATCGGCGCGAACACGGGCGACTGGTCCTGCATCTACAAGCTGTATGTCCCCACCGGTGCCACCAAGGTGACGTTCAACACCAGCGGCGGCAGCGGCAACGCAGACCTGTTCGTGCGCCGGGATGCCTCCCCCACCGAGTCGGTCTACGACTGCAAGTCGGGCAGCCTCTACAGCAACTCCGAGACCTGCTCCGTCAACGTGACGTCTCCCGGGACCTACTGGGCGCGCCTGTACGGCACCGGGTCGTTCTCCAATGTGAGCATCACGGGAACCTACACCCTGTCTGAGGGCCAGCCGGGGTGCACGTCCACCAGCCCGCTCAACAACAACACCACCACGTACGGCCTGAGCGCGCCTCCCGGAGGCTTCTCCTGCGACTACACGCTCACCATCCCGTCGGGGGCTTCGAGCGTTACCTTCAGCACCACCAGTGGCTCGGGCGGCACCGCGTTCCTCTACGCGAAGCTTGGCAGCGCGCCCACGCTGTCTTCCTATGACTGCGTGGCCAACACGAGCAGCAGCAACAACCAGACGTGCACTGTCTCCAATCCCGCGGCGGGCATCTGGCACGTGCGTGTGTACAACGCGTCCTCGTCCGGAACGCTCACCAACGCCTCCCTGCGCGGCGCCTACGTCACCGGCGGCACGGGGAACCCGGGCACGGGCACGCTGAGCAACAACGTCCCGGTGACGGGCCTGTCGGGCGCGAAGGACTCGTACCGCTACTGGACCCTCACCGTGCCGGCCGGGAAGAGCTCGCTGCTCGTGCAGACGATGTTCGGCACGGGCGACGCGGACCTGTACGTGCGTCAGGGCTCGAAGCCCGAGGACTACGTCTACGACTGCCGTCCCCTGACGGGAGGCAACACGGAGTCGTGCCTCATCAGCAACCCCGTCGCGGGCGTCTACCACGTGATGATCAAGGGCTACACGGACTACGCCGGGCTGACGCTGCAGGCGTCCTACTGA